CATTGTGTTTTGGGGCTGCTGCCGCAAAGTTTTTAAGATGGGGGATAGCATCCCTGTAATATCCTATAGAGAAATAACTTTTTCCGAGGCCGAAGTGGGAGCCAGGATGTTCGGGATAAAGGTGAATGCTTTTTTTAAATTCAGGTATTGCCTTATAATAATCTTTTCTAAAAAGTTCTGTAAGGCCGAGGCCGTAAAAGGATGGCTGGTATCCTGAGTCAATGGAGAGGGCTCTTCTGAATGCCCCCTCGGCCTCTGAATAGTTTTTCTGCTCGGTTGCGAGTCGTACCGACCTGAGCCTTATCATACCGAGCAGGTTGTAAAAAGGGGCCTGACTGTTATTTATTGAAATGGCAATGTTAAGTTTTTCCTCTGCTTCGTGAAGCTTGTTTTTTTCATAGAGCCTCTCAGCATCGTCATAAACAATATATGCCTTGTTCACCTCTTTTAAATTGTGGATAGCCCTCTGGAAACGCTCTTCAAACTTGCCGTCTCGTAGAGTCGAGTCTCCGACTTGCTGAATAGTATACGGAGGCAATTCCTTTACCATTGTTTGAATCTCCTCTATCCTGACTGCTGCCCTCGGATGGGTTGACAGTAGCTCGCTGATAAAGGTATCCTCCCTTCTGGTCTTTCCTGCCCTTTTGAGGTAATTATCTATTGCAATTTCAAGCCTTCTGTGGGCTGTCAGGGCTTCGTAAGGATTATAGCCGAGCCTTGCCATATATTTAACCCCGAGCCGATCTGCCTGAAGCTCCTGGCTCCTGTCGTATTTGAGGAGGATTAACCCGCTTCCAACAGCACCGAGGGTGAGCAGGGCATCGCCTCCGCGCTTGCCTTCAAGCGCTGCTCCTCCGATAATCAGGCCGAATTGCTGGAGTGTGCCGAGGGATACTCTCTGGGCTGTGTGTCGCGCCATCACATGGCCTGCCTCATGGCCCATGATTGCTACAAACTGTGCCTCATTTTCAAGCTCGCTCAGAAGTCCCCGTGTAATTGCCACATAACCCGGCAGGGCAAAGGCATTCGGGATTGAGGTATTCTGTATGGAAAATTTCATCGGAAGGTGTGGCCTTTCTGAGTTCTGCCAGATGCGTCTAACAATACCTTCAAGATACGCTTCAAGTTCAGGGTCATGGTAGCGTCCACCAAAGCCCCAGTTCAAAGAGGGTGCTGCGTTTTTGCCGAGGGTGAGTTCTTCATTCTCGCTTACGAGCATAAATTCCCGCTCACCTGTAACAGGATTCACTGCGCAGGAAATAAGGAAGAGTAAAAGACACAAAAATAAGGTTCTAATTGATATCATAGGACTTGCTGGGTGTTCAATCTAATTCAGTGTGATTTTATCCCGAACTCAGCTATAACAGGTTTTACAAGTGCGGCGTAGTCTTTATATTTCATTTTTATTGACTCTATATGGTCGCCACCGAGAAAGACTATTTCCTCATCCTCTGAAAGGGTTTTATCTATATATACGTCAATATCATAGAG
This is a stretch of genomic DNA from Nitrospirota bacterium. It encodes these proteins:
- a CDS encoding M48 family metalloprotease, which produces MLVSENEELTLGKNAAPSLNWGFGGRYHDPELEAYLEGIVRRIWQNSERPHLPMKFSIQNTSIPNAFALPGYVAITRGLLSELENEAQFVAIMGHEAGHVMARHTAQRVSLGTLQQFGLIIGGAALEGKRGGDALLTLGAVGSGLILLKYDRSQELQADRLGVKYMARLGYNPYEALTAHRRLEIAIDNYLKRAGKTRREDTFISELLSTHPRAAVRIEEIQTMVKELPPYTIQQVGDSTLRDGKFEERFQRAIHNLKEVNKAYIVYDDAERLYEKNKLHEAEEKLNIAISINNSQAPFYNLLGMIRLRSVRLATEQKNYSEAEGAFRRALSIDSGYQPSFYGLGLTELFRKDYYKAIPEFKKSIHLYPEHPGSHFGLGKSYFSIGYYRDAIPHLKNFAAAAPKHNEVHGLLGICYENSNDLRAAVREYEIQIRIEPDSDLGRYCHSRLLVLRPLMR